From the Hevea brasiliensis isolate MT/VB/25A 57/8 chromosome 13, ASM3005281v1, whole genome shotgun sequence genome, the window CCTGCTGGGGCATTTCCTGGTTAGTTTAAGTGATTGGCATTTTGCATAATCACAAAACATGCAACTTTTGAAGAACTTATGCTATttctcattattattattatatctgTTTCTTTCACAAAAATTGATTTGTATTGTTATTTGTAGAACCTGAACTAGTGATCAATTATCTTCAGACCCTGAAATCCTCCGAGGAGTCTTTGAAAGAACAGGTATAGTGATAAATAGAGTGTTCTTTATCTACATAGGAAATTTTTGTCAATCTTGCAGGATTTAGTTTATGTTTTGTTCTTGTTATCAGCTagaaaaagcaaagaaaaaagAAGCTGCCTTCATCGTAACGTTTGCTAAACGAGAGCAAGAGATAGCAGAATTAAAGGTGAGAGTTTGTGTATGTGTGACATTTAATGCTGCATGTCATAATAATACATTTTCTTAGGAGGCGAATCTAATAGAAATATTGGAGGAATGACTTTGTTGGATAAAATGGTCGAAATGTGAAGAACACTAGTGTATGAGCGATGGAACAAAAAATTTATCAATTATCTCTCAGTAAATGGCTTCCACAATTGGCCTTAACATTTACACAATATCTATGAACCTCTTAGAGGAAGTCGAACTTGAATGGCTGGCAATGCCCATGGATTTTTCTGGAAGTTATAGATTGAAACACATTTTGTGGAATCGTTTTCCTTCTGGGTTCTTTCTTATTAGAAATTCTTATGGTTTccttaaatgaaaataatatgctCTTTGCTTAAAAGCAAACCAAAAGGAAAAGATGGATGTTAGGATTGTGATTTTGAGGGAGGATGTATTAGCctgtagatatggtttttgtaGCATATGACTGAAGGGCAACCTTTAAAGCCATCTTCTATCTTGTTTCCTACTCATTATAGAAAATTTACTAGGGCTTCTTTATTGACTATGTCTACTCTTTCACTTACTTGTCTGGTTTCATGCCTATCTAACACAAAACCACTTCTGGATTCCCAGTCTGCAGTTCGGGATTTGAAAGCACAGCTCAAACCACCATCAATGCAGGTACTGACAAATCTTAAAAACTTTCCATTTCAAAAGCTTAAAATAAATGTTTTTTTGAGCTTTCCAATAGAATTAATGGAGTGGAGAAGAAGCATCAATATGACTGTCCTTTACAAATCCAGGTctttatttacacaatttaaacTGTCACATCAAATCCACATCACTTAGTTTCAAATACCTTAACAAGGTCCAACCAGAACGCATATTAGCTTGTGAATCGGGCTCATCTGTATGAATACTAGATCCTGTCAATAGTTTCTTCCTTTCATGCTGCATCTTTAGTCCTTCCTGTATGTTAGTATCAGTTAAAATTTGAacaatttttattgtttttatcaATAACATGTATTCTTAATGCACTTCTTTTCAAATATTGTTCAATGAATGCCACTTCGTCTTGGAGTTTTTTTTGGGAGTTGAGTACTTGTGCTCTTATCTAATTTTAGCAAATTGAAAATATCCATTATTCTAGAATTAACATGCCGTGCTTCAAATGTCCACTGCAGTTTTTAGTTACTTTTCCTTTTAGTGGTTCCTtgtttattcatttaaaattttggttgTCTTGACAGGCAAGGAGGTTACTACTGGATCCAGCGATCCATGAGGAATTTACTCGTTTAAAGGTCTCTGATTAAACTTCCTACTTGCAGTTAAATTTTGCAAAGCTTATGCTTTACGTGTATATGGtggcatttttttttttctggttggATCCGGTATGTGACCATCAACTTTACTTTTTCCTGTGATGATTCATGTCTCACCATACTTTTTCCCATTTCAACTTCTTATTTTGATCTTCTCTATCTCCTTCCCATCTCActgtcattttcttcttattttttctctttctcttgtcttGTTTCTACTTCTAATCAGTGGCCctttttttggatttttaaatcctaaaaatgtgttaagaaagaaaattttaaaaatataataatattatgctGGAGATCGGGCTAAAAATTGACCCAAAAGTAGAAGTTCTGGTTTTATTAGTCCAAAATCCAAataaaagtttggacaattgcgTATTGGCTAATACTTCAGGGTTCAACCTTGTGATATTGTTAATCACAAGCTCAATTCCTTTGCAAACTTTTTTAAATGGCTTCTTTTAATGCAATAACAGAATTTGGTTGAGGAGAAAGACAAAAAGGTAAAGGAACTGCAGGACAATATTGCTGCTGTCAATTTTACCCCACAAAGCAAGATGGGGAAGATGCTTATGGCAAAATGTAGGACCCTGCAAGAGGAAAATGAGGAGATTGGAAATCAAGCTGCTGAAGGAAAGGTGCTGCTATTGCAGTGACTCTTTTCAGCTTGTATTTGGGGTTTGcttgtttttcttttctctttaaaagTTCTTCCCAGTCTATTATTCATTTATCCTTGTTCCTGTGAGAAAAATGATAAGCTAGTTCCCAGGTTAGTTATTTGGGATCTTTGTGTTGAGAGTGGGGTTGGTGGCTTGGGCAGTGTGCAGATAGATGATGAAAAGTTTTCTGCAACctcatttgaaatttttaattttgttattgaACATGACTTTATTTGCAATGGATGAGAAATACCTTAAATTCTGAATATGATTGATAAATTGATATTGTTCTTGACTGAGAGTTatacgatatatatatatatatatatatattttttttttttttgggggggggggtgtggtttCTTCTGGGatacatattaaaattttattcattaatcatgttTATTAATGTGCAGATACATGAATTAGCAATGAAACTTGCCTTGCAGAAATCTCAAAATGCAGAACTCAGGAGTCAATTTGAAGGTTAGTTGTGTCTGTAAATCTAAGATTTTATTGCTAAAAATTATTGTTACCTGCACTTACATTGTTATATTCTACCATGCCTTCTACTTTTTTGGGCTTAGGGAATGGTTGGGCATGCTCATGTGTTATTCTAATTATATATGCCTGTCATTTTCTTAATCATTGGATTTCTgtgtcctctctctctctctctctctctctctgagcgGTTACTTCTTTTCTCTTTGATTATATTTCCTGACAGATGTTGATATCTTGTTGGGCATGACAGTTGCTTACCTCTTTTCCTTTTGATGTTGGCTTGTTGACATCAAGAGGAGCTTAGTTATCATGTTTGGTGGTTCAATTCAATTTCCATAGGGCTTAAAAATGCATTTTGTTGTTCagagctttttttttatttattcccCATTTTCTCAAACATCAATCACTTGCATTTGTGGTGGCTTTTTTGTGCTTTTGTGTTTATTAAAGAAATCCATTTTGGCTAGGGTACTGTTCACCTGGATtttaattgctttttttttttttttaaacgtaTTGTGTAGCCAATATTTTATATCACGAATATACCTCATCGGTCTTACAGCATTTTGATTCTTATGTGTCCAGGACTTCACAAACACGTGGATGGCCTGATTAATGACGTGGACAAATCAAATGCAATGGTTATTATatatttctttctctttttgcTACTTGAGTTTGTCATAGCCAAAATAGTTTTTTGTAGGCTTCTTTCGGGTGGGTTTTTGGGGGGTGGGGTTGTAGAGTGCAGTTTATTCACCAAGCCTTGTTTACAGTAAATTCCATTGCCTTTGATATTGACTTCCTTTGGAATAAATCATTCACAAGAacagaattcaattgaatttccaCAAAATCATGCttgatttagattttttttaaaatgaaaagttttttaaattaaaaataattgaattcaTTCATTACAAACatgaaaattaacaaaaaaaagaaatcaatttatttaaattcttgtaaaattcTACATTTTGGACAAGGGGATTATGAATGCATAGTGATTCAATTGTTCATGCCTTGTTACTTCAGGTACTTACATTGCAAGAGAAGCTAGAAGAAAAGGATCTCGAACTTAACAGGTTGAAGCTTGAACTCCAGCAGAAAGGCATTGAAGAGGGCCAAACTGATTCAGCTCATAATGTAGACAGTGATGAAATAGTGAAACCTAAACAGGAAACTGATATAGACTAGACTTTAAACAATTTTGGTGGAATGTCATCATTTTTTCCCTTTCATGTTTGTACTTTGTACATTAAACATGCCTCttattttttgaactgaaggttAAACTTCATCAGATAAACGATAGAATCTTAAGGCCTCAAATAATGCCATACTTAAATAAAACAAATCCACTAAAATAAGTTTGAAACACTTACAAAACTAATTCAGGGGGTACGATCCTGTCGCTAGCAGCAGATGATAAAAACTTGGTTGAAGTTGTGGTTAAGGGAAGAAGAGAAGTACAAGCCAATGGCTTGCAAGGTAGATGATGTTAGAGTTTAGCTATGACGATCAAATGGTGACAATTCAAGTTCCATGGCCTAACTCATCATGATTTTCTTTAACCGAGTACTAGTGTTAAGAGTTGTTCTTGCCTTATTTTACATTGCTGTTTCTCAATTTGATTTCCATTTCCTTCTGAAGTTTGACAACACATGACATTAACAAAAATAGCTTCatgatttattttaatatttatgatagACGGAGATGGATGAACTACTCATTTGAACCATTTATGCATTGTATACGTTGAAGTTCCGTGTATGTAATTGAGATTATACCAATGTTAATATATATACTTTCTATTGTTTATATATAACCAATGATCATTTCTAGATTTTACGTTTaaatttcaatcaaaattaatttcattaaaaatataatatatatattcaattaagGTGTAAATACAAAATAAAAGAAGCACTATTTTCATACATTTCAAAGACGAAAGTGAAAATCATAAGTTATGACAACctcattatttatatattatataattatacatTTACTTTTTGTAATAAATGATAACAATTAGTAATAAgttattttgtaaaatataaatCAAGAGATTTTTGACAACATATGAAACCATAAATTAAATCAATCAAAACTGATTATAAATtagaatttcaaatttcatttggttaaattGATTTAGATTGCCTGGATTTAATTCACCATATCATGGGGCAACAAAAACAAAACAGTAAGAGTAAAATTATGGCAggggaaaaaaaaatctaaattgaaAAGGGAATAAGGGAAAAATGGAATAAGGTTTAATTTGCTCCGTGTATTTGTTGGGGAGgttcaatttagtcaatttttaatttttgatctaatttaattcatatattttgatttatgctcaaattagctcaattaataaaaatgtataattatttaattattttttaaaatattaaaatattatttttatattatataattaattaataaaaataaaaatattatttttattattcaatattattattattttaattattaatattaaataataaaataatatttttatttaatcaattatataatataaaaaataatattttaatattaaaaataattaaatattaaataatttatttaaataaattatttgatatataaataaataaattaattataaaatataaaaataatattttaataataataaaagtcattttttaatattatttaaataaaataattaaatattttaaaaatgatattaaaatattatttttatattatataatttgtataattaaaatattaaataaattatttttattttatattttaatattaaaaaataatatttttattaattaaactaatttaaatataaattaaaatttataaattaaattaaattaaaaataaaaaataaattaaattgaatttatataaGTACAGACAAGTACAGAGTTCAATTGAACCGGAAAATAGCCCAAATGAAGAAAAGACCAGACCGCAAGCAGAAGTGAGGGGCAGTGGAATAAGAGATAAAAAATGTAGCTTGGGACTGAAAATCCTTTGTCAGGACGATTCGCATTTCTGATTTACCGAGTTAGGAATCCAACATTGAACAAGAGATGAATTCCTCCAAGTACATGGATAAGCAAATTACTAACCTTTCGAAAACCCCGATTCGCACTTTCTTAGACGACGAAGATGAtgttgatgaagaagaagaacaagaagtAGACCATCAAGATCAGGGCTTCGATTTCCACCCGATTCGCTCCTTACATTCCCGTGCAAAAGCTTTTGATGGGATCCACCTCAGTGTATCATTCCACAgccaattctctctctctctctctctctctttgtagctttggtttttttattttttttattttttttcctaagTGGTATTTGTTTGTCCTGGAAATGGCGGAAATTACAAGAATCTAAGGCCGGCTATCGAAAATTTTACATGTAAAATGCACATAATAAGTCACCCTTTAATTTCTTGAGTTTCCATCACTGGGTATTCAATAAAGACcctaactttattgtatttctgGTTTGAAGCGAAGCTTACTCGATTTAAGTTTTATGTTACTAGAGAGTTGGATTGTTTATCTTGCTTCCAGTTGATTTTGGGTTTGGgggcatgatgttaaattttatttagtTGAATTCACTCAGTTTTCCATGTTGTTCAATTATTTATCTAAATAATCAGCTATATCTCCAATTTGTTTTGTTGGACAACTGTTATTAGATCGCACATTGGTGCATTAGTTTGCATAACAATAATTTACTGTATATATGTTCAAGTAATATACATTATGTTCTAGGTGTTGTTTGAATACTTGTTTTAGGTGTTGCTTGTATAAATTACAGGGTTGGAATTCGATGGGCCAACATTCTACAAAATTCTCTGGTGAGAAAGTTGGGATTTTCAGCGATGTAGAATTGATTTCCAGGATTGATCAAAAGTTGAAGGAACATGCTGATGTTTTGCTACACTTAGTGGAGTGTCTCAGTGCACGACTATCTCAGATGGAAAGTAGAACACGGCAAGTAGAAAATACCTTTGATGATTTGAAGGAAtcaattgaatttaatcatgGAAGAACCGACAGAAAGCTAAGGGAGTTAGAGAATATTCTAATAGAG encodes:
- the LOC110664764 gene encoding FKBP12-interacting protein of 37 kDa isoform X1; the encoded protein is MASHNHLDDDDVFGGDFPGSHNTVHSGNKRSFGDLEDDEDDIFSSKKGNTKVEETAMILSLRESLDNCKSALTTCQTELEAAKSEIEKWRSAFENESFIPAGAFPEPELVINYLQTLKSSEESLKEQLEKAKKKEAAFIVTFAKREQEIAELKSAVRDLKAQLKPPSMQARRLLLDPAIHEEFTRLKNLVEEKDKKVKELQDNIAAVNFTPQSKMGKMLMAKCRTLQEENEEIGNQAAEGKIHELAMKLALQKSQNAELRSQFEGLHKHVDGLINDVDKSNAMVLTLQEKLEEKDLELNRLKLELQQKGIEEGQTDSAHNVDSDEIVKPKQETDID
- the LOC110664764 gene encoding FKBP12-interacting protein of 37 kDa isoform X3 encodes the protein MASHNHLDDDDVFGGDFPGSHNTVHSGNKRSFGDLEDDEDDIFSSKKGNTKVEETAMILSLRESLDNCKSALTTCQTELEAAKSEIEKWRSAFENESFIPAGAFPEPELVINYLQTLKSSEESLKEQLEKAKKKEAAFIVTFAKREQEIAELKSAVRDLKAQLKPPSMQARRLLLDPAIHEEFTRLKIHELAMKLALQKSQNAELRSQFEGLHKHVDGLINDVDKSNAMVLTLQEKLEEKDLELNRLKLELQQKGIEEGQTDSAHNVDSDEIVKPKQETDID
- the LOC110664764 gene encoding FKBP12-interacting protein of 37 kDa isoform X2 — its product is MMMFLAVIFLAATTPCIQGNTKVEETAMILSLRESLDNCKSALTTCQTELEAAKSEIEKWRSAFENESFIPAGAFPEPELVINYLQTLKSSEESLKEQLEKAKKKEAAFIVTFAKREQEIAELKSAVRDLKAQLKPPSMQARRLLLDPAIHEEFTRLKNLVEEKDKKVKELQDNIAAVNFTPQSKMGKMLMAKCRTLQEENEEIGNQAAEGKIHELAMKLALQKSQNAELRSQFEGLHKHVDGLINDVDKSNAMVLTLQEKLEEKDLELNRLKLELQQKGIEEGQTDSAHNVDSDEIVKPKQETDID
- the LOC110664764 gene encoding FKBP12-interacting protein of 37 kDa isoform X4; protein product: MPSMYHLSICFFVQYTELEAAKSEIEKWRSAFENESFIPAGAFPEPELVINYLQTLKSSEESLKEQLEKAKKKEAAFIVTFAKREQEIAELKSAVRDLKAQLKPPSMQARRLLLDPAIHEEFTRLKNLVEEKDKKVKELQDNIAAVNFTPQSKMGKMLMAKCRTLQEENEEIGNQAAEGKIHELAMKLALQKSQNAELRSQFEGLHKHVDGLINDVDKSNAMVLTLQEKLEEKDLELNRLKLELQQKGIEEGQTDSAHNVDSDEIVKPKQETDID